The sequence below is a genomic window from Tachysurus vachellii isolate PV-2020 chromosome 2, HZAU_Pvac_v1, whole genome shotgun sequence.
tttttaaatacCTCCTCTAGCTCTGTTGGACTCATTAAAGGGAAGCGGACTCTCTGGAGAAGTTCTGGTAAATTGGGCAGATTGTATGCTTTATTCTCCTCAACCCAACTCATTAAGGCCCTGAACACCACCacctttagagagagagagagagagagagagagagagagagagagagagagagagagagagagagagagagatttgtctttgttaatattattaattcattcattcatttattcattcattcattcaatcatcttTAGTAACCACTTTCTTGTGGTATAGAATGATATGATACGATACCAATCTATGGTGTTTGGGAGGTTGGAGAATATTGTAGTTCTGGGAGAAATCACATAGACACAGgtagaacatgtgaaactcaaAGACTTAGAAACCAAAGCTCAAAATTGAACCATGGAACTGAGGCACCAACTGTACCAGTTGCTCCACTGTGTTGCCCTGTAAAAATTTTACTCTTCACTGGTCTGTTGAAACTTTATTGCTGTTTTACATCAGTCAATATATTGCCAATTctgatgaaagagagaaaatgaatcatAGTGTTCTTATTGGTGTCCCTTAGTTAGTCAGTAAACTCACCTCAGAGTCTGCTCTCAGTTCATCTTTTCCTAGCAGTCGCTCCAGTAGAGTACACGTGAGATCtttaaaattctctctctctgaaacctGCTGAAAGTGGGATAAAGCATACTCCTCTGCTGCCCTACCAAGATGCTCCAGTCCATATGTCTCAGCTAGAAACAGAGTGTCTAAACAGGAAGCATCATTCATATGGTCATGTAGAAATTGTGAGCATAGTGTTTGTGCCCCTTGTAGCTGGAATTGCAGAAAAGCTTCAGTTAGGTCCCAGATATTCTGCCAGCCCAGCTTTAACTGTCCAGAGTATATGAACTCCAACATGGATTCCAGCACCCATGATGCAATGCCTTGCATACACACCACCTCCTCTTTGGACTCACGTAAGCCACTGCAAAAGAGGGCTCTAAAGTAGTCTCCTCCAGCAGCAAGTATAACACGATGGGCTGAGAGCAAGTTAGAAAGTAGGAGAGGGATGAAAAATAGTAGATCATCATATATACAATCATCATTATCATATAATCAGATTGCACATTTTCATTGTCCAAACATTTAATCTGCATTTAGTAGTAATCCTGAGATTAAAATAGCcaagaacaaaaataacagcTGGTTAAATAGCTAATGAGCTATAAGATAATGCGTTGTTTTTCACTGACTGACAGTTTTATCATTGACTGACTCAGTGATTTTGTATTTTGCTAATAGACTCAAAAATGAGTGTTCCTATATGAATGTATGTACAAAACTGTTATGCCTACTATTAGAGCTTGTGCAATAATATGTACAATATGTTCCCTTCATTAAAAGCCATAATTACCAGGGAAACGTTCTCCACTTTCCACCTCCATGATAACATCACAGCCAACATGCCTCTTCCACAGAGTCCTTATCACCTGCAGGCAGTGTTCTCTTTCCACTCTCCCTGAGGATGGATCTTCAGCCTTGCACACCTCTGCAAGTCGATCCACTTCTAAACACCTGCAAGCCATCAGAATCTCCTCCAAATTTCTGGCCTCAGGGTAAATCATATTCACTTCTCCACAGTAAGCAAAGTTCAAAACAGCTTTCAGTCCTGCATAAGTTATATGACATGCAGATCCTCCTAAATTATCCAAATTCACCACCATGTTCTTGGAGCACAGCCACGCCTCTGCTTTTTGACTGACAGCAGCAAGCACCAATTGGTGAGCTTTGTGAGTATTGCCAAGAAGTTGTAAACTGCAGTCTAATAGTAGACCCTCTTCTTTTAAACTACATATTGACTTAAAGAGTGAGTCACAGTAGGAAGGGAGCAGAAATGAGATGAGCTCTTGACTATTGCAGGGGTCAGAGGGTGGGAGGCATGAGGTAAACATGGGAGCTTCATTGAGGTGATTATTACTAAGAGTAGAAGAAGAGCAGGCTTTGTATTCATTGACTTCTTTTTGAACACGAAGAGATACTGAGATGGATGTATTTGTTTCTGCTCCACCCTTTTTGCTTTTACACATATCACTTCCTTTACTGCTTGTCTGTCTATCCGAAGGACTGGCCTGAAATAATGCCATCCTCTGACGGAGGGATAACTGTTGCTCTtgctttttgcttgtttttgctgCAGAGGCATTATTCTGTTGTAAAGATGAAAGGCAATGCATTTAGAGCaaagaaacacatttgtttcacacttaaaggagaagagaagtgaagagaagaaaagagaagaaagagaagagaaaagagtcaCAATTTTAATCATTGACAAAAAATGCATGTACAAATGTTATCATTTTCTAAATGtatcatatacaatatataacatttttcagTAATGCTATAGTAAGTAATGTCAGTATTGTCATTTCACAGACAAAGTGACCTTGTAAGAAATGGCTACACGTACAAGGTTGTGCAAGACTGTACAGTATTACATTGTTTTCAATGATCAAATTCGAAACTTACCATTTGGCTGCTGCAggaaggtaaaaaaacaaaagcacaaaggtCTTGGTTAGCTTCAACGATTAAATATTAAGTATGATCTCCCTGAAAAAAGACAGTTATTAATATCTCAGCTCTAGAGTGTATCCAGTCACTTTCATACACCACAGGACAATGGGAGTGTGCCAGTGTTAGCATGCTAATAATAGACATTGGTACTTATAAGGTGTATATTTCCATTTAATGGAATCAATCATATTTCCCATGTGCCAGAAAGACCTATATGAATTAAAGAGAGTATACTAACAGTAGAAGACAATATATCAACATTATACCttctcaatgtttttttttttttttttaatcataggCAAATTGTCTAGGAATTACTAGCAATGTGTTACTATGCAATGTGCTTCTTGCTGGAATACCAGCTGGTGTACCACCTTCTTGCTGGTGTGCTTCTTGCTGGTGGACTCCAcatggtttacatttacatttacatttacagcatttggcagacgcccttatccagagcgacgtacataagtgcttaaatctctagcattgaatacattagtgctggctcactaagttacatacttaagataccatgagtttaaaacatttgttcaaagttacaatgaaaaagtgtcaaaggtgttttttttttttttttttttttaaatgcaaaagataaggaaagaagtgctagttgaagtgtttcctgaataagtaggtcttcaaccaccgcttgaaaatagccagtgactcagctgtccggacctctaggggaagttcattccaccattttggtgccagtacagagaagagtcttgtagtatacttacctcttaccctgagagatggtggaaccagtcgagcagtgctggtagatcggagggtgcggggtgcagtgcgcagagtgatgagggctttgaggtaagagggagctggtccatttttggctttgtaggccagcatcagtgttttgaatctgatgcgtgcagctaccggaagccagtggatggattgcagcagcggggtggtatgcgagaactttggcaggttgaaaacaagccgggcagctgcattttggatcatttgcagaggatggattgcgttcataggtagacctgccagcagtgtgttgcagtaatccagtatagaaatgaccagagactgaacaagtacctgagcagcatgtgtggacagaaatggccgaatccttctaatgttgtagagcagaaaccgacatgagcgagtcacattagcaacatgagaggaaaaggacaattgattgtccatggttaccccaaggttgcgagctgtggctgaaggggagatcagatcgttgtgcaaggatatagcaagatcatgacctggggatgaatcacctgggatgaacagcagttcagttttgctaggattgagctttcaTCCAtcctgatgagcagtcatccatgatgaaatttctgccagacatgctgagatccggtcagaagctgtggcatctgagggtgggaaagagaagataagttgtgtatcatcagcatagcagtggtaagagaacccatgtgaggaaataacttcaccaagagagtgagtatacagggagaaaagaagaggaccaagtactgagctctgtgggacgccagtggagagtctgcgtggagcagatgtcactcccctccatgttacctgatatgagcgtccttccaggtaggaagcaaaccattcccaagctgatcggcaaatcccaagactcctgagggtggataagagagtctcgtggtttaccgtatcaaacgctgctaaaaggtcaaggaggataaggacggatgacagtttggctgatctagcagcatgtagtttctccgAGACAtacaaaagggctgtctctgtggaatgagctgctttaaagccagactggttggggtcttggaggttgttctgtgagaaatagacagacagttgattatagacaatgcgttcaagaatttttgaaagaaatgagagaagtgatatcggtctgtagttactgatgtctgatggatccagagcgggTTTAGTGAAGGAGTTATATGTAGACCTATTTTACACAATACAAGAGAGGGCCAGTTGTCTGTGAGCTCCATATGGAAACTCTGTGTATGACATGAGTATTGATAGACTGACAATTAGTCTCCATGTATGTCAAGGCCAAGTGTGGGCTGCAAGTGGGgcccatttttattttgtccctTTATGTGGGCTAACCATGTAGTACAGACGGGGCCGTAATGGGCCAGAAAcataataaaactgataataaaAAGGGGTCAGATTCAGGCTTTGGTGCTGAATCATGTGATGGAGTTTAGCATAGTAAATTAAAAAAGCTCTAAATCATGCAAAGGGTCAGGAAGGGCACACTTTGTGCCATCTGgtaaaacacaaactaataatatcaataaataaaatgtaataaaacttcTCTGAAATGATCATTAACCATAAGGCTGAATTGTAATACTGaaaatattgattttaaaataatgatttacaaGGTTCTCGATGTTCCAGCATTGTGTGGTATCAGGAGTAATCTCTTAAACTCTCACATTTGCTTTGATGAACAAGTGATTCTTCTTCCAGCTTACAAGGAACTTAGATTCAGAGGAAGACACGACAATGCGAggctttatactgtatgtaaaaatgagcagtttgttctgtgtatttaaGATAAAGCAGGAAGGCAGTTTAATCGATGAGCTAAAAGGACATTGtgttctgctttattttaaatgcaatgTCATTTTATCAGTTGGATTTTTAATATACTAGAACATCAAAAATAGGTTAATCATGTATACGGCTTACTTACTTCATGTCCTAGTTGTAGGTGAAGTTGGTTTATATCAACatcttctccttttcctctgAAGCTTCCACTTGCAGGATACTTCAGAGCTCCTGgttttgtttatactgtagatgcttttcattcatttttattgccTACTACTGTTAGACAGATAaattattgctgtttttgttattattattattattattattattattattattattattataacacttGCCAGTTATCTGATTTGATATTCGTATTACTATactataagataaaataaaaatagataaacacaagcacatgcCATGCCAAATCCCAGTAACTGAATGTAACATCACCAAGAAGTGCCACAGATAATGATAACAGACTTCAGTCAATAGCTACAGCTTCTGGGCTTTTTCAAGCATGACTTGTTTTACTATGCAAGATTTATGCAATGCTTATAATCTCGAATATGAAAAGCTACTACACTGTGACACTTTTAACCTAGACAACAACATTGTGATCACAAATTatgtacacactcattataGATGAGTATTAAGTATTATAAAACAGTGGAAtaccgcctcacacctccagggtcggggttcgattcccgcctccaccttgtgtgtgtggagtttgcatgttctccccgtgcctcgggggtttcctccgggtactccggtttcctccccccggtccaaagacatgcatggtaggttgattggcatcaatggaaaaattgtccctagtgtgtgattgcgtgagtgaatgagagtgtgtgtgtgccctgcgatgggttggcactccatccagggtgtatcctgccttgatgcccaatgacgcctgaggcacaggctccccgtgacccaaggtagtttggataagcggtagaagatgaatgaatgaatggaatatACCTGTAACAGTGTCGAACCTCAGAAGAAAGTATATTTTTCTAAATGTGGCAAAgaacacacaatacaatatCACAATATCACAATACAATAACACAATACCTCTGGCTCACATCAAAAGTCTTGGAGAAATGTTCAACCTTTCTTGTCTGGCTTTGTCCAAAAGCTTTTAAAGTTGCCTCATTTcagtcatatatactgtagccgGTGCAGTACCCTGTGTAATGAAACAACATTCCTCCAAgactgtggtgctacataaaatgcaacattacataaaacaacacttaACTAAGGACTAAGTAAAAATAAGtttcacataaagtgcatgtgtgcaaagAGGAGGAGAGTACAGGAGATTACAATACACTAAAGGGttgtacaatacactacaggagATTACAATACACTAAAGGGttgtacaatacactacagaagagtacaatacactacagaagagtacaatacactacaggagattacaatacactacagaagtgtacaatacactacagaagtgtacaatacactacagaaGTGTACAATACACCACAGAAgagtacaatacactacagaagtgtacaatacactacagaagtgtacaatacactacagaagtgtacaatacactacagaagtgtacaatacactacagaagtgtacaatacactacagaaGTGTACAATACACCACAGAAgagtacaatacactacagaagagtacaatacactacagaagagtacaatacactacaggagagtacaatacactacaggagattacaatacactacaggattgtacaatacactacaggagATTACAATACTCTGATGATCTTCATAGATGTCATTCATCATGTTAGCTGATTATATGTAATAATGGCTTTTATGTAGTGATAAACTAtactatagaatatatatatatatattactaatactattactactaataataatatattcttgaattaattttttaaataaattatatttaaataagattACTTGGTGAATGGTAGAAACAGCCTTTTCATAAACATGGAGAATTTCCAATGTTCCACAGTTCTTTATATATTATCAGTGGTGTCtaacatattattttatttttattttcatttcagtggaattattgtaatatattcAACTTTATGGTTATGAAAATGTCTTAACAAGGTTAGCAGTAAATACCTATAATACATACAGAGTAATGGATAGcagtaaatacatacataacaaACCGTTTGAGACTTTTATAGAACTTCAATCCTTGAGTCTGATTTACTCATCAAACCTCCGTTATTTTATTAGGTTCTGAAGGAACTGAaggaagtgaaagagaaaatgtcAGTTAAACTAAAGTAATATTATGGTAAGCTgaaaccatcatcatcatcatcatcatcattttcaattcagttcaattctatttgtatagcacttataACAATGGACATAgtttacatatacatacagttgtgttcaaaatgattcaacccccactgaaattgattgttttggtcggtttgacattgattatgatcattcagtcatcctgcttacaattaaatcaaagaggcacatgtaggtcagacaaatataacataacatttataatgaaataaccacaaatgtcttttctgagctcacatcattatcagttttattccccccaagtgacattcaatcttagtacttagtacaaaaTCCTTTAACagttataacagtttataaacgtgaagcatagcttgacacaagtgtcttgcagcgatctacgggtattttcgcccattcatcatgggcaaaagcctccagttcagtcacattcttaggcttgcgcactgcaactgctttctttaagtcccaccagaggttctcaatcggatttaagtctggtgactgcgatggccacttcaaaatgttccagcctttaatctgcaaccatgctctagtggacttggaggtatgcttgggatcattgtcctgttgaaaggtccaacgtcttccaagcctcaggtttgtgacggactgcatcacattgtcatccaatatcttctggtactgaagagaattcatggtaccttgcacacgctgaagcttcccagtacctgcagaagcaaaacagccccaaagcatgattgaccccccgccatgcttcacagtaggcaaggtgttcttttcttcataggccttgttcttcctcctccaaacatagcgttgatccatgggcccaaacagttctaattttgtttcatcagtccacagaacactatcccaaaacttctgtggtttgtccacatgacttttggcatactgcagtcgactcttcttattctttggggacagcaagggggtgcgcctgggagttctggcatggaggccttcattacgcagggtgcgccgtattgtctgagcagaaacttcagtacccacatctgacaaatcttttctcagttcctcagcagtcacacggggacttttctccactctacgcttcaggtagcgcacagcagtcgaagtcagcatcttctttctgccacgaccaggtagcgtttcaacagtgccctttgccttgaatttgcgaatgatgcttcctatggtgtctcttggtatgtttaacatctttgcaatcttcttatagccattgcccttcctgtgaagagtaatcacctgttctcttgtcttcctggaccattctcttgacctcaccatgtttgtaaccacaccagtaaatgtctagaaggagctgagtatcacagtcattttaaagctgcctaattggtgcttattaggctttattgctgctccctgatatccacaggtgttttcaatacctgattgaaaacacttcattgaacctctgttcttcagagtggtagtctttaaggggttgaataattatgtcaatgaagaattcacaaaagaaacatttactactgtattacaaaactaattgatgtcattttagttgcatatggttctttaagaagtccttgtaggatttcattctgaatacaattacaaatgtacactaaatttacagcattgggggttgaataattttgaacacaactgtaagttatacattttaaatcatatgagcaagaaaccttgagaggaaccagactgtaAGGGAAACCACCCTCTTTTGgagtgacaccagagagtgtgattataaatcatttcctttcaataactgtgtactataaaCTCAAAAAGTGCAAATGTGCAAccagaaaaataaattcaaatttgttagaattattatttctatattatttttaatatcttaTTACTAGAATTCTATCTTGTTGAAGTTATGAACTTTTCACTAGTAAAAGCAAACCTTTTTTTGCTAATCGCAGTTCATATCCATTGGTACGATAAACAATAATccaaatttttaataaataaattctttttttcctaggaatattatttttttgttattaatatagTACTCTAACTATGTGCTAGCTCTGCCCACATATAGGGGAGGGGTTTAATTATAAGTTATAGTATAAAAGTAAACATGTGAAGGGATGAGAAAAAGACAGCTGGAGATAGCTTTAGAGAACTATACAAAAGGCAGAAACTAAACCATGAATGCTAACAACTaataagaaacattttaaacagacaAAACGCTGTAAATAGCGCAAAACATACTCAACTGACCTCATATATGTTCTCAGGTAAGACATgagtttgctgttttgtttgttgtatgttgtttgtttgattttcaaattatttacatCAGTTAGGTTTCAATATTTCTATAGCAACCAAATCACTTTGGATAACTTTCTTTGGATCACGTTTTATCATAACAAGATAAATCAAACTAATctgaatttaaagtgaataaaaaataatttaatcatttaatgtgTTTGACATAGAGCGCATTTGTAGCttgcttcatttctttttttctcccaccAGTTTGTGAAGTATTTAGAAAGAGAGATGTCTATTTAATACTTCActtatctttttaaaatgactgtgtaATGACACAGATTCAACAGAGCCTTATCAGCTGAGGAAAAATGTACTAATGAATCTCATGCTGCATATCCAAGTGAATTGGAGTGGGTGGATGTGATGGGTTAACCGGAAAAATGCTTTTCACGCAGGGATCTTTGCAGAGAGGAATGAAATATTAGAATCTGATCCTAATTCTAATGTTATTTCTCTCTTAAAAAGTACGCATTATTACATACATCCATGGGGCACCTTGTCACCAAACACAAGCAGATGGATCTAAGTGGCTTGCCTCAAGGTCACTTTTATTCTACTGAAGAGGTGCCAGGACAATACCCGAGTCAGGTTGAGGGTACTGTTGGAGAAATACAAGCTAGAAGAAATAACAGTGAAATTAGCATCAGCATGGAATGGGAAACCACCAGACAGGCATCAGAACATCAGAATTCAAGGCAGCACTGCCAACGAAAGTCCATTTACAGCACCGTGGACCGAGTGCCTCATGTCGAGTTTTACATCAACTCTGTAGGCCGGCAACAAAGTAGCAGGCCATCGTTGGAGCTTCTCCGCAAGGTTTCTGAAGTAAGTAACCTTTTCGTCACTTCACTGATTTGATCTTTTTTGATTGAACACTTAAACCCCCAAGATCCATTGATAGATCCAGACTTACATTTCTtatgctacactacactctagTAAGTGATTAAATCCAGAAGCATAAAGTCTTCCCTGGTTTGTCTCTCTGGAGAACCTGTAACTGTTCCATCTGGAGAACCTGTGACTGTTCCATTGGATTATTTCAGTTAAATtcaatgaaattttatttgatagcatttttaacaatagacattgtctcaattcagctttacagaaatataaaattcacaataaaaatcacaaagtTACAGTGTTTCCCTCTCTTATGGTTCGAAGTAGAAAGATCCCCTAATTATTAAAAAGCATTTAGCAGTTCTATTCACTTATCTATGGGTTCCACTGAAGTTACTGACTATTGTTTTAAGATTAATAATTCAatcataaaacaacaaaatgataaGAATGATAACAATGATATTGACAAACTATACAATAtccaattattatattattctccACCATTTTATCTTAATCAACCTCCAACATATCAACTATGAGTTAATATATTATCAACAGTTAACCAACAGTTGCCTagttgcaaaaataaaataaaaaatctatattaaaaTGGATGtggtgtggatgtgtgtgttacaggattGTGAATCAGGTAGTCATAGAGGGGACCTAAGAACAGAAAACCAAGCAGTGATCCACGAGCAGGATGAGAAGCAGCAGAAGAACAGTAAAGGGAAGAGCACCCAACCAGTCCGCTTTGGCTGGGTCACAGGTGTCATGGTGAGGGTGATGTACACATAACAGCATTACTGTGGCTGAGGAAAGGTtccttttttattgatttttttatttaggttcGATGTATGCTGAATATCTGGGGTGTAATTCTCTTCCTGAGAGTGCCTTGGATTACAGCTCAAGCAGGAATCCGTAAGACAACATAAACTGTTTTCCTGTAGATGAGACAGTCTTTATGGAAGATTTCTTATTAATTGCAGTACTCCTTAAAAAGACTCATATACCAACCATTCCCCTTGCAGTTACTACGTGGGTTATCATTTTCATGTCTGTACTGGTAACCTCAGTCACTTCATTATCAGTGTCGGCTATTTCCACCAATGGCAGAGTCTCCTCTGGTGAGTTTTaaagcccaaaaaaaaaaaagatttataacaAAATCCAATTGTTCCAGGattcaaatacatttaattatatccTGGACATTTTAGGTGGTGCCTACTTTATGATTTCACGGACCTTGGGCCCTGAACTGGGAGGTCCCATTGGTGTGGTATTCTCTTTTGCCAATGCTCTCGGCTGTGCACTCAACACTGTGGGATTTGCAGAGACTGTCCGAGATCTTCTTATCgtaagattttttatttaaatgatatcAAAGATACATCACAAGATGTCGTTAATTTTATACAGTGTTACCTCATTGTAGtccaaacacaaagaaacaaagttAATTGGTAATAAATACAAAAGTTTTATTGTGACATTTGacttctgatttttttgtaacaCAGAAATATAATGCTCTCGTTGTGGATGAAATCAATGATGTGCGTATAATAGGTGCAATCACAGTCACTTGTCTTTTGCTCATCTCCTTGGCTGGAATGGAATGGGAGTCAAAGGTGAAAGTTTCTCTtcatatctttatttttaacttcaTCTTATATCTATTTGCTTTGACTTTCTGCTTTATGTTGCCATTATCTCTCAAACATTTTCAGACTCAGATTTTATTCTTCCTTGTGTTGATTGCGACCTTCACTAACTATTTTGTGGGCACTGTAATACCAGCCACTCCAGAGAAGCAGTCAGTGGGCTTCTTCAACTACAGATGTGGGTACCAATGATTAATACAACTTGTTTCTAATTCCAAAACAGACAGGGCTTTTCATGTTGCTCAAGAGATTTGCTTGTTTCTTGTTCTGAGATATGCTCCTTTTCAGATGAGATCTTTGTGGACAACTTATTTCCCAAATGGAAAGGGTCACAGGGAGATTTCTTCCAGATGTTTGCTATATTTTTTCCTTCTGCAATTGGTATTTTGGCAGGTGCCAATATCTCTGGAGATTTGAAGGTAACAACATGCTGACATTTTAAACCACCCTTTAAAGCAATGTTTAGAACTGTTACTCAGttacttactgttttttttcaggATCCTG
It includes:
- the LOC132860746 gene encoding kelch-like protein 33 isoform X1, with the protein product MNNASAAKTSKKQEQQLSLRQRMALFQASPSDRQTSSKGSDMCKSKKGGAETNTSISVSLRVQKEVNEYKACSSSTLSNNHLNEAPMFTSCLPPSDPCNSQELISFLLPSYCDSLFKSICSLKEEGLLLDCSLQLLGNTHKAHQLVLAAVSQKAEAWLCSKNMVVNLDNLGGSACHITYAGLKAVLNFAYCGEVNMIYPEARNLEEILMACRCLEVDRLAEVCKAEDPSSGRVEREHCLQVIRTLWKRHVGCDVIMEVESGERFPAHRVILAAGGDYFRALFCSGLRESKEEVVCMQGIASWVLESMLEFIYSGQLKLGWQNIWDLTEAFLQFQLQGAQTLCSQFLHDHMNDASCLDTLFLAETYGLEHLGRAAEEYALSHFQQVSERENFKDLTCTLLERLLGKDELRADSEVVVFRALMSWVEENKAYNLPNLPELLQRVRFPLMSPTELEEVEGCRLLSRNAEGREALQIVRKLLKGNQGAIGCKPRNPNQVLVLVGGDSVDDNFERREPNRSLWFAQRFLRGEGLIRTIEWEPLVQLPDPPRLRHCVCVLNNFLYILGGRKYYGKLDILKSVVRFSPAHCKWECLPDMASPRDYFAAVCWRGKVFVLGGNLDDTTYLDSVEYYTPEDNTWRLAHPLDTPISGHAAAILDGEIFLSGGCDSHQHCLPSLWHYDPVYGCSNRAPMESGAGRAGHVMLAVGNQLVVAGGLQPLQVGFGDQLQCEAYDVLHNCWMPLPPLPRPHLSPAATSLDGMLYVLGGYSSDSGYDTPWVYRYDPRDKFWDKLGTMPHAYADLAACMLQLPISLRG
- the LOC132860746 gene encoding kelch-like protein 33 isoform X2, whose amino-acid sequence is MNNASAAKTSKKQEQQLSLRQRMALFQASPSDRQTSSKGSDMCKSKKGGAETNTSISVSLRVQKEVNEYKACSSSTLSNNHLNEAPMFTSCLPPSDPCNSQELISFLLPSYCDSLFKSICSLKEEGLLLDCSLQLLGNTHKAHQLVLAAVSQKAEAWLCSKNMVVNLDNLGGSACHITYAGLKAVLNFAYCGEVNMIYPEARNLEEILMACRCLEVDRLAEVCKAEDPSSGRVEREHCLQVIRTLWKRHVGCDVIMEVESGERFPAHRVILAAGGDYFRALFCSGLRESKEEVVCMQGIASWVLESMLEFIYSGQLKLGWQNIWDLTEAFLQFQLQGAQTLCSQFLHDHMNDASCLDTLFLAETYGLEHLGRAAEEYALSHFQQVSERENFKDLTCTLLERLLGKDELRADSEVEGCRLLSRNAEGREALQIVRKLLKGNQGAIGCKPRNPNQVLVLVGGDSVDDNFERREPNRSLWFAQRFLRGEGLIRTIEWEPLVQLPDPPRLRHCVCVLNNFLYILGGRKYYGKLDILKSVVRFSPAHCKWECLPDMASPRDYFAAVCWRGKVFVLGGNLDDTTYLDSVEYYTPEDNTWRLAHPLDTPISGHAAAILDGEIFLSGGCDSHQHCLPSLWHYDPVYGCSNRAPMESGAGRAGHVMLAVGNQLVVAGGLQPLQVGFGDQLQCEAYDVLHNCWMPLPPLPRPHLSPAATSLDGMLYVLGGYSSDSGYDTPWVYRYDPRDKFWDKLGTMPHAYADLAACMLQLPISLRG